The genomic window CAACAACGGTGATGGTCAACAGGCTTTATAAAACCCAGGAAAGGCAGATTAAGCGGCTAATCGCCCTTGAAAAGGCAGGAAGAATCGGGGTCGGGCTTCACATCGAATTTCCCTCAGGCCTGCCGACAGAAGAAGATATGGACAACCAGTACAAAAAATTCAAGGAAATATTTGGCTTCAATCCTAGCCATATTGACCTCCACAAGAGAATTAGTGATGAATCTTTTGTAAAAACTGTGAGCGAATTTGCAAAGTCAAAAGGGCTCCCCGTAAGAAACCATGGCTTCAAGACAAAAGCAAAAATGACAACGCACCCCGCTTTTTATAATCCAACCTGGGTCTTATATCTTTCAGAATGCAAGGATTTTCTTGAAAAGGCCAAAGATGGGGAATCGTGCGAAATAATAACCCACCCTGGCGAATATGACCCTGATTCCAAATCGAAAGTTAATGAGATTAGGCAGAACAATTACTACGTCCTTCTCCTACTGGATAAATGGCTTAAACAGCAGAAAAATATCAAGGTAATCAGCTACAAGGAGCTTTAGAAAAAACTATCTTGAAATAGGGAGATATTTGGGGTTATTTCTGGGCAGGGAAAAATGGCTTAAATTATAGATTTCAGAGCACGTTTTTGCAAGGCCCTGAAAACCCGCAAAATAATCTATGATGTCCCGGCGAGAGCCATTGAATCCGATATCCTCTAGACCCTCCTCTGGAAAGTCAAACAGAACCCTAATCCAATCACTGCAATAATCAAAGGTTTCTTTTGGGGACATGATGCTCGTGAATTTGCTAATTTTGGCATTGCCTCTTTTGTTCAGTACGTGACCCGCTTCATCCAAAAGCTTCGAATATTTTATCAAATAAAAATTCCATGGATTCTCAAAAAACTGAGAAGCCCTATCCGGAGAAAGGCCTATTGAGATACAATCTTCAGGTATATGATCAACCTTTGCATAAATTGGGCTATCTGGACTGCAGATCCTCTCTTTTCCAGAGAATCGCTGTTGGTTTTCGTCAACAACCCAAACCAAAGGCGTATTTCGCCTCGAGTATCTGGAATCATATACTTCTTGCCTCCATCTTCTTTAAGCCAGCCCCCCATCCAAGCAAAAGATTGATCTTCTCCTAAAAGCTTCGAATCAATGTGTGGAAGGGCAAACCAGCGAGTCATCTCTCCATCATATAAGCGTCTCCAGCCCGTCCTTTGCTCAGAATTCATAAAATGAGACAATATTTCTAGTTAAAGCATATTATGCTACAAGCCCCAAAAGGAACCAAGGACTACCTCCCGGCAGAGATGCGAAAAAGGCGATTCGTGATGGATAGAATCCGGGAAGTTTTCGAGAAGTACGGCTACTCTGAAGTCTGCACCCCTGCCTTTGAGAATATTGAAGTCTTCGAGAAAAAAGGCGGGATTGGCGACGAAAACATAAAGGACATTTACAGGTTTCAGGACAAGTCCGAGAGATGGCTTGGCCTTCGCTTCGAGATGACTATAGTGATGCCACGGCTACTCATGGCAAACCCCAACCTGCCTAAGCCCATCAAGTGGTACTACGTCGCAAACCTGTGGAGGTATGAAGCCACAAGAAAGGGGAGGCAAAGGGAGTTCTGGCAGGCAGGCGTAGAAAACATGGGGAAAAAAGACGAGCTTGTTGACGCGGAAATCCTTGCGATAACCTATGATGCGCTTAAGGCAATCGGAATAGAAAACTTCACGATGAAGGTAAATTCCCGAAAACTGATTTCAAAAATCGCGGACAAATACTCTATCAAGGACAAGACCGGATTTTTCCGGCTTATTGACAAGAAAGAAAAAATGCCCCAAAAAATCTGGGCTGACGAGCTTTCAGGGTTTTTCAAAAAGGAAAAAGACGCAGAAGAATTCATGAATATTTCGAAGATGCCCTGGAAAGAGGCCAAAAAGGAACTGTCATCTTTTGCAAAAGAGGATATAGACTATCTCGAGAAAATACTTGACTACTCAAAATCCTTCGGAATTGACAAAAATAACCTAGAAATAGACCTGCTTCTCATGAGAGGGCTTGACTATTACACGGATTTTATTTTCGAGACTGTTGTGCCTGGCGAAAAAGACCTTGGCTCAATTGCAGGCGGCGGGAGGTACGACACGATGATGGAAAGCTTTGGCGCGCCTTCAACTCCTGCGACAGGGATGGCAATAGGGATTGAAAGGGTTATGGAGATTCTAGGAGACAAGCTGAAAACAGAAAGTCCGCTAGATGTTTTGATTCTTCCAATCGAGGAAACTTTCATGAAGAACGCAGTCGAGCTTGCAAAAAACCTGAGGGCCGAAGGAATAAAGTGCGACATCGAGATAATGCGAAGCAACTTCAAGAAGAAGATGGCTTATGCCTCAGACATTGGAGCCAGATTTGTCGCAATAATCGGAAAGGACGAGGCCGAGAAAGGCCTTTACACGCTAAAGAATATGGAAACCAGTGAGCAGAAAACGGTTGCGCTGAAAGATACCCTAAAACTCCTTAAATAGACTGTCTAGAGATAACCAGAAAAATAACTTGAAACAAATGTAAAAAAATCAAAGGTGTGTTCTAAACTACTTGAGCATATGGTCAAGCTCCTGGTCTACGACCTGAAGGAAGCTTACCTGGACTTTGAGGTAGTCGAGCGTGAGCTTCGTGCTTGGAAGGGATGACCCGCATTCCTTCTTTATCACGACTCCAAGTGCGTTGAAGTATTCACTCCAGTTCTTTACGATCTTTTTTGCCAAAAGAAGGGTCCTCTTGTCGCTCTTTGATTCTGCAAGGAAGATGGAGCTTACAAGGCAGGTGAGCTCGTAGTTGTACTTGTTTACCGCCATCATGAACGGCCTTCCTGAATCCGGTGCTGCCTTAAGGCAGGCATCGCTTGAAGGAATCTTTAGCTTTGCTGCTTGCTTCTTAGCTGATGCATGCTTTTTCGGGGAAAGGGTTTTTAGTTTCATACTGCGCCCTTGCTTACCACTGCGGGGGATGCTGCATAAAGTTGCTCCCTCATTTCTGGACTCACTTCAAGACCGCTCAATGCTGTTGCAAAAGAATCACCTGCGTCAAGTGCTTCTCCATAAGTCATAGCAGAGGGCACAGCATTCATTGCGCCTTTGAATCCAACCGGAACTACTTCACCAGCATGGGTATCTATTCCAGTACCAGCTATGCTGCCATAGGTTTCCCTAAAGCCCTGAGAAAGCTGCTCTTTTGCGCTGCCTATCGCCCCATCTGCAATACGCTTGGTCTCCTCGAATCCTTCAGCTGAAGCTATACCTTCTTCAATCGTTGTTTGGGCATATTGTCCTGACTGGTCAAGGCGAGCCAATAAGGCATTGCCAAGCGCTTCCTTTGTTTCTCCAGGTGGCTCCATCATGTAAGCTCCTTCTAATTCCTGGACAGTTTCATAACTCGACTCAAGGTTGCCGTATGCTTCTGCAGCCACTTTGCCATGACCGATAGCGCCGTCAACCACTGGCCTTGCCTGATCGTATCCCTGAACCAATGTGTCTTTAGCTCCTGCTGCTGCGTCCTTCAAAGGTTCTACATTTAAGTTCTCAAAGGCGCAATTAACCACTTTATATGCTTCTCCTAAGTCTTCTAGATTTATCATAAATATACCTTTCCTGATATATATATAGCGTCCTTTCGAAATCGGAAAAATCATACTTCAAAACTTTCAGAATCCAAAAATAAAATCCCTTACAGCTATTTCTTGGCTTTCTTTTTGGCGCCTTTCTTAGCAATCTCCTTTTTAAGCTCCTTTGATTTCAGTGTAAAAAGCTTGACCTGGCTTTCTATGTAGGCATTTGCAACTGCAACGCCCGCCTTATCGCCTTTTGAGTTTTTCTCGACCAAGGTCCTGAGCGCCTTAAAATAATCCACCCAGGTATCGGATATTTCCTTGGCGATTTTCAAATTTTCAACGCCGCCTTCCCTTTCAACCTTGTCTATTGCCTCTATGCTCGCGGAGTAGCTGCTCGAAAAAACGCTATTGCTTGTGGATGCCGGAGGTACACTTACAGAAGGCTTGGGCGCTTTAGCAACCTTTGATACTTTTGGCTTTGCCATAATTATAACAAATACAATCCTAATATATGGACAAAAAGCCACTCTATTCTAACAGCACAATTGTCCAGAATGCTTACGAATCGTCTGGAAAGAGTAGCGCAAAAGAAAGTTCTTCGTATTCAAGCGGCATGTACTCAAAGCTTTCCCCAAAAAAATCCGGAAGCAAAAAATGGGTTCTTCCTCTTGCAGTCGGGGCTGCCGGCATTGCTTACTCGATAAGCCAGATCCAGGGAATGGACGAAACAATGATTGAAACGCTTAAGCACACCGGAGGGATTGACCGTGTGACCTCTGCAGAATACCGGCAGATAATGGAAGCGGCCTCCGA from Candidatus Aenigmatarchaeota archaeon includes these protein-coding regions:
- a CDS encoding ChbG/HpnK family deacetylase, translating into MIKLIINADDFGYSPVFNEKILDLLERGVIKSTTVMVNRLYKTQERQIKRLIALEKAGRIGVGLHIEFPSGLPTEEDMDNQYKKFKEIFGFNPSHIDLHKRISDESFVKTVSEFAKSKGLPVRNHGFKTKAKMTTHPAFYNPTWVLYLSECKDFLEKAKDGESCEIITHPGEYDPDSKSKVNEIRQNNYYVLLLLDKWLKQQKNIKVISYKEL
- a CDS encoding histidine--tRNA ligase; the protein is MLQAPKGTKDYLPAEMRKRRFVMDRIREVFEKYGYSEVCTPAFENIEVFEKKGGIGDENIKDIYRFQDKSERWLGLRFEMTIVMPRLLMANPNLPKPIKWYYVANLWRYEATRKGRQREFWQAGVENMGKKDELVDAEILAITYDALKAIGIENFTMKVNSRKLISKIADKYSIKDKTGFFRLIDKKEKMPQKIWADELSGFFKKEKDAEEFMNISKMPWKEAKKELSSFAKEDIDYLEKILDYSKSFGIDKNNLEIDLLLMRGLDYYTDFIFETVVPGEKDLGSIAGGGRYDTMMESFGAPSTPATGMAIGIERVMEILGDKLKTESPLDVLILPIEETFMKNAVELAKNLRAEGIKCDIEIMRSNFKKKMAYASDIGARFVAIIGKDEAEKGLYTLKNMETSEQKTVALKDTLKLLK